One Actinomyces respiraculi DNA window includes the following coding sequences:
- a CDS encoding response regulator → MTVRVLVAEDQALLRASLTALLDAEPDIQVVAQAADGAEAVRLATSLVPDVVLTDIRMPVTDGIEATRLIRAALPGTRVLVLTMFEVDEYVLGALRAGASGFLLKDAEPQAVVDAVRTVHAGQTLLSPRALARLIDPVPAGGGGIEGLTPRQTEVLRLIARGRSNAEIEAELGITRATCRTHITALLARLGARDRAQLVIAAYEAGLV, encoded by the coding sequence GTGACGGTGCGGGTGCTCGTGGCCGAGGACCAGGCGCTGCTGCGGGCCTCGTTGACCGCCCTGCTCGACGCCGAGCCGGATATCCAGGTCGTCGCCCAGGCCGCCGACGGTGCCGAGGCCGTGCGGCTGGCGACGAGCCTCGTCCCCGACGTCGTCCTCACCGACATCCGCATGCCGGTGACCGACGGGATCGAGGCGACTCGGCTCATCCGGGCCGCTCTGCCGGGCACGCGCGTGCTCGTCCTGACGATGTTCGAGGTCGACGAGTACGTCCTGGGGGCTCTGCGCGCCGGGGCCTCCGGTTTCCTGCTCAAGGACGCCGAGCCCCAGGCCGTGGTGGACGCTGTGCGCACCGTCCATGCCGGTCAGACGCTGCTCAGCCCCCGGGCCCTCGCCCGGCTCATCGACCCGGTGCCCGCCGGGGGCGGTGGGATCGAGGGGCTGACACCGCGTCAGACCGAGGTGCTGCGGCTCATCGCCCGCGGCCGCTCCAACGCCGAGATCGAGGCCGAGCTGGGCATCACCCGGGCGACGTGCCGCACCCACATCACCGCGCTGTTGGCGCGCCTGGGGGCTCGCGACCGCGCCCAGCTCGTCATCGCCGCCTACGAGGCCGGCCTGGTCTGA